The following is a genomic window from Doryrhamphus excisus isolate RoL2022-K1 chromosome 3, RoL_Dexc_1.0, whole genome shotgun sequence.
GAAGTCGTCGCTGGAAATGTACGGTCAAGGAGACGGGATTTCTGCGGTTTCGTTTTGTACGACTTCCTGCGGAGGTTCCATGCTCACCTGGACGAGATTCCATGCTAAAGTTGCTCTTTATCATCACCAAGTCCTGACTGTCTctcatgacctctgacctcacatcCCACCCCCCTTGTAAAACGTCACCGTGGCAACCGGATCGTCCTGGGCAACTATTTCCTATGCAAGGGGGCGGAGCTACAAAGGTTCACAGGGCGCCAACGAAAGGTGTATttaatgacccccccccacacacttttGTCTCACAAACGAAACTCCGCCCCCCCTTTCAGCGCATTGACGTCACGCCCTCACGCGCACACAATAGCGCATCAATCACGGCGTGTCTGTCATGAGACGCTCTCGCCCCGCCTACAGCAACACGACGCACACAGTCCCACTTGGAGCGACGTGGCGGCGAGGGTGAGAGGTCAGCTTTGTGGTGGTGTCACACGGCTTCTGCTCATCGCTAGGCAACCGGCCGCTTTGGGCCCCAAAAATTCCTGAGGATCCTTAACGTCACATCGGCCGAGTGGTGCGAGTGCGTGGTGCCTTCAGGCGCGTGTAGAAATTTCATTCAGTGGGAGTGGCTGAGCGAGGGGGTGGCTTCCCGGGTTTTAGCTAACTTGACTTCGGACAGTGGTCCGCAATTATTTAGCGTCTTGTGTTTATCTGTATTGTACAGACTTAAATTAAAACTGAAACCAGTTTTAGTGTAGGTCTGGTCTAAGATTGAAGTCCTCCTCGGGTTTTACGCCTCCCTGATAATTCACTGTGTTCTCCCACGGGgtccgccccactatttgagaagcactgacttAGGAAGACAACATTCTGGTGAATGACTTGCAGTACCGGAGTCCAACAAAGGGGCAGCAGCTACCTAAAGGttgattatttatgttttattcgtTATCATCAGGAGGTTGTCACTCGCTCCTCATGGCGACTTTAGTTGATTTTGGGATGGCGGTAGTCCTTCCCAGCGAACTTGGCCTGGTTGCCCAGCTCCTCCTCAATCCTAAAAAGGTTGACATCAGAGGTCACgggatgcttttattttggaaacacGAGCAGGAACCAGGAAATGCTCACCTCATCAGTTGATTATATTTGGCCAAACGTTCTGATCTGCAGGGGGCGCCGGTCTTAATCTGaagcacacacaaatacacaggtttgtgtgtgttttagtgttgtgtgtgtgtgtggggggggtggggtggggtgggggggtgttacCTGTCCGGTGCAGAGCCCGACTACCAGGTCCGAGATGAAAGTGTCTTCCGTCTCTCCCGAACGATGGCTCACCATCACACCCCACCCGCTGCTCTGAGCCAGCTTGCAcctaacacacacatgcactgttACAGTGACACCTGTCAATCAAGGTCAGCCCGAAAAACAGAGCGGAATTCTTACGCCTGAATGGACTCGGTGACAGAACCGATCTGGTTGACTTTGAGGAGGAGACAATTGCAGGCCTTCTTGTCCACAGCCTGTTGGATCCTCTTGGGATTGGTGACGGTCAGGTCGTCTCCTACgatctgattggttgttgacCGATttagcatatacagtatgttgcatCCATGTATGACGCGTATGTGTGCCATGACAAACCTGGATGTCTACAGACGATGTGAACTTGGCCCAGTTCTCCCAGTCATCCTGGTCAAACGGGTCCTCaatggactggactggaccaAGAACACAAGCGTGAGTCTTGTTCCGGTCTTTCCTGTTCCCGTCGCCGACCTCACTAGCTCACCTGGGTAGTTCTTGATGAAGTTGCGATACAAGTCGCCAAGCTGCTCGCCGCTGATGTGTCTGGATGCGTCGTCGGGTGATTTGAAGTCCAAGTCGTACTTCCCGCTGCGGAAGAACTCGGACGCCGCGACGTCCATCCCGATTATGATCTTGTCCGGGTATCCGGCCTTCTCAATGGCCGTCTTCAAGAGCTCCAGAGCTGCGTACAAGAAACCCACAAtcggaggaggatgaggaagtCATTCACGTGCGTCTCACCTTCGTTGTTTTCCAGAATGTTGGGAGCGAAACCTCCCTCGTCTCCCACGTTGGTGGCGTCTTTTCCGTACTTTGCTTTGATGACGTTTTTCAGGTTGTGGTACACCTGAGGACAACTTTTGTTAAACCAGTGCCACACTAATAATGTGCGGCTACTGCGACAGGAAGTAGCGTTAACACCTCAGCGCCGATCCTCATGGCCTCATGGAAGTTGGCGGCGCCCACTGGCAGAATCATGAACTCCTGCATGGCCAGCTTGTTCCCGGCGTGGCTTCCTCCGTTGATGACATTGAACGCCTGAGGACCAGATGCCAGAATAAAGACGCTTCTGCGGAAGACGTGATGCTAACATTATCTGACCGCCAATCACTCACTGGAACCGGAAGGATGACGTCTTTGTGTCCGGCCAGGTCAGCAATGTGGCGGTAAAGAGGAACTCCCTTCTCTGCGGCCCCCGCCTTGCAGACGGCCAGCGACACCCCCAGGATGGCGTTGGCGCCGAACTTAGCTGCAGCACACAGACAGACAGGCGGGGTCAGAGACTTAAAGaaaggtcaagggtcaaacACGGACAGCAATGTACTGTACTTACATTTGTTCTCGGTGCCGTCCAAGTCCAGCATGAACTTGTCGATCTTCTCCTGTTCCACAACACTGAAGTTCTGGAGCGAGACAGATATGTTTGGAGCTAGCGGTTAGCATCCGATGGAAAGTTTATCTCAGAACATTAGCTTGTGGCTAGTGACCTTCTCAATGAGCTTGGGGGCGATGTCCTTGTTGACATGCTCCACGGCCTTTATCGTCCCTGAGGGAACACAAAGGACGTGTGAGTGTGTGACGGCCATGTTGCAAGCATGCTAGCGAGGGTCACATGTGCACACCTTTGCCCAAGTACCGGCTCTTATCTCCGTCTCGGAGTTCCAGAGCTTCGTGGACGCCGGTGGAGGCGCCGCTGGGGACGGCGGCCCTGAAAAGACCTGAAGGGACAAACACTTGAGTCTTTGTGCTTCAGAAGGTAGCAGAAGGTTAGCTACGTGCTCACCCTTTGCTGTCCATAGGTCCACTTCCACTGTGGGGTTTCCTCTGGAGTCCAGAATCTCCCGAGCGTGGATCTTTGTGATGGACATCCTGTTTGAAGATGATGCAGGAAGCGTGTGTCAATCACAGTCCACATGACCAATAGGAGATGAGGAGGGAAGGAACATTAAATGTGCTGGGTGGAGCTGTGCAGCAGCGTTATTAATACTGTGACCTTTTTATAAAGGTCACGAGTATGTCCTCTCCCTCCTCTGGGCTAGCTAACATGATGCTATTAGCTCACATGCTACTTAAGCTAATGTCAGAGGAAAAGAATCATGGTCGCACAACACACTCATGACATTGAGTGATGTTATCTCCCTGGACTTtatcctcacttcctgtttggcctTTTTGGTCATTTGACCTTGGCTTGAAGGTCATGTCCTTGCTTCATTATTCACGGTCATCAACAACAAGCGATTTGAGACAATAAGCAGGATAATTTTCAAATTCAAAGGAGTTAAAGGAGCCTACCTCAGCTGTAGCgtggggggcgagggggcctcGTCTTTAGTCCACCTGTCTCTGCGAGTGACAAGGAAGTCTCCTGCTATGGGCCGGACGCTTTTTATGGGCCCGGCTGGTTGTGGGCGGGCCCTGCTGGAGGCCAGGGAGTGTCTGCATGTGACACTgactttgatgtttttgtttgtcctaTTACGTTACCGCTGCTAATTACTGACTCAGTCTGGACGTGTGCTAGCAGACACATGCtcgttgttagcatgttagctacgactttgttgtttatttcaaTTGCTGGGTTTGCACGCGTGTTCTCAAACTGACACACGCTCCCTAACTTGCACAGAGAAAGTCA
Proteins encoded in this region:
- the eno3 gene encoding beta-enolase yields the protein MSITKIHAREILDSRGNPTVEVDLWTAKGLFRAAVPSGASTGVHEALELRDGDKSRYLGKGTIKAVEHVNKDIAPKLIEKNFSVVEQEKIDKFMLDLDGTENKSKFGANAILGVSLAVCKAGAAEKGVPLYRHIADLAGHKDVILPVPAFNVINGGSHAGNKLAMQEFMILPVGAANFHEAMRIGAEVYHNLKNVIKAKYGKDATNVGDEGGFAPNILENNEALELLKTAIEKAGYPDKIIIGMDVAASEFFRSGKYDLDFKSPDDASRHISGEQLGDLYRNFIKNYPVQSIEDPFDQDDWENWAKFTSSVDIQIVGDDLTVTNPKRIQQAVDKKACNCLLLKVNQIGSVTESIQACKLAQSSGWGVMVSHRSGETEDTFISDLVVGLCTGQIKTGAPCRSERLAKYNQLMRIEEELGNQAKFAGKDYRHPKIN